In the Acidovorax sp. A79 genome, one interval contains:
- a CDS encoding SMP-30/gluconolactonase/LRE family protein: MAAAAAPSRFPVPTLTAPLRCVVQSDAQLGEGLVWSVREQVVYWLDILGCRLYRWDPATGERGQWRFDEEISALAERRDAPGLIITLRRGFALFDPATDSAPRYLHQPAAELPGNRFNDGKCDAQGRFWGGSMDFDCQLPTGALYRYDPDGRCTRHDEGFVVTNGPTWARAEGRECLYFNDTLSSITWRYDFDAAAGTVSHKQVWKRFSAEDGLPDGMTTDALGRLWIAHWGGHCVTCHDPETAEELGRVVLPASQVTTCAFGGADLRTLFITTARVGLTPAQLAAQPLAGSVFAIEIDSPGVPAHLFGG, from the coding sequence ATGGCAGCGGCCGCTGCGCCGTCGCGATTTCCCGTCCCCACCCTCACGGCGCCCCTGCGCTGCGTGGTCCAATCCGATGCGCAGCTGGGGGAGGGGCTTGTATGGTCCGTGCGTGAGCAGGTGGTGTATTGGCTGGACATCCTGGGCTGCCGCCTGTACCGGTGGGACCCGGCCACGGGGGAGCGCGGGCAGTGGCGCTTCGACGAAGAGATCTCGGCCCTGGCCGAGCGCCGGGACGCGCCCGGCCTCATCATCACCCTGCGGCGCGGCTTCGCGCTATTCGACCCGGCCACCGACAGCGCCCCGCGCTACCTGCACCAGCCCGCGGCCGAGCTGCCGGGCAACCGCTTCAATGACGGCAAGTGCGACGCGCAGGGCCGCTTCTGGGGCGGCAGCATGGACTTTGATTGCCAGCTGCCCACTGGCGCGCTCTACCGCTACGACCCCGACGGCCGCTGCACGCGCCATGACGAGGGCTTTGTGGTGACCAACGGGCCCACCTGGGCCAGGGCCGAGGGCCGCGAGTGCCTGTACTTCAACGATACGCTCAGCTCCATCACCTGGCGCTACGACTTCGATGCGGCCGCAGGCACCGTGTCGCACAAGCAGGTGTGGAAACGCTTCAGTGCCGAGGACGGCCTGCCCGACGGCATGACCACCGACGCCCTGGGCCGCCTCTGGATCGCCCACTGGGGCGGCCACTGCGTGACCTGCCACGACCCCGAGACGGCCGAGGAACTGGGCCGTGTGGTGCTGCCCGCGAGCCAGGTCACCACCTGCGCCTTTGGGGGCGCGGACCTGCGCACGCTGTTCATCACCACCGCGCGGGTCGGCCTCACGCCCGCGCAGCTCGCTGCACAGCCGCTGGCCGGCAGCGTGTTTGCCATCGAGATCGACAGCCCCGGCGTGCCCGCCCATCTGTTCGGTGGCTGA
- a CDS encoding SDR family NAD(P)-dependent oxidoreductase, producing the protein MTTAIHIPSQPATLAHFPSLQGRSVFVTGGGSGIGAAIVAAFAEQGARVAFVDVAREASEALAQQIADAGHARPWWQVCDVRDVAALQAAIAEAAAAQGDFSVLVNNVASDDRHTLESVTPDYYDERMAINERPAFFAIQAVVPGMRRLGAGSVVNLGSTGWQGKGAGYPCYAIAKSSVNGLTRGLARTLGQDRIRINTVSPGWVMTERQIKLWLDAEGEKELARNQCLPDKLRPHDIARMVLFLASDDAAMCTAQEFKVDAGWV; encoded by the coding sequence ATGACAACTGCTATCCATATCCCCTCCCAGCCCGCCACGCTCGCCCACTTTCCCAGCCTGCAAGGCCGATCGGTCTTCGTCACGGGCGGGGGCAGCGGCATCGGCGCGGCCATCGTCGCGGCGTTCGCCGAACAGGGTGCGCGCGTGGCCTTCGTGGACGTGGCGCGCGAAGCCAGCGAGGCGCTGGCCCAGCAGATCGCCGACGCGGGCCATGCCCGACCCTGGTGGCAGGTGTGCGACGTGCGCGACGTCGCCGCGCTGCAGGCGGCCATCGCCGAGGCCGCCGCCGCCCAGGGCGACTTCTCGGTGCTGGTCAACAACGTGGCCAGCGACGACCGCCACACGCTGGAATCCGTGACGCCCGACTACTACGACGAGCGCATGGCCATCAACGAGCGCCCGGCCTTCTTCGCCATCCAGGCCGTGGTGCCCGGCATGCGCCGCCTGGGCGCGGGCTCGGTGGTCAACCTGGGCTCCACGGGCTGGCAGGGCAAGGGCGCGGGCTACCCCTGCTATGCCATTGCCAAGTCGTCGGTGAACGGGCTCACGCGGGGCCTGGCGCGCACCCTGGGCCAGGACCGCATCCGCATCAACACCGTGTCGCCCGGCTGGGTGATGACCGAGCGCCAGATCAAGCTCTGGCTCGACGCCGAGGGCGAGAAGGAACTGGCGCGCAACCAGTGCCTGCCCGACAAGCTGCGCCCGCACGACATCGCGCGCATGGTGCTGTTCCTGGCGTCCGACGATGCCGCGATGTGCACGGCGCAGGAATTCAAGGTCGACGCCGGCTGGGTGTGA
- a CDS encoding LysR substrate-binding domain-containing protein, whose translation MSTYNHWFIRARLKTRQLLLLVALAEEGNIHRAAQVLSMTQPAASKLLKDLEDVLEVSLFERLPRGMRPTWYGETMIRHARMALASLNQAHVELAALKTGHFGQVGIGAITSPGLSLLPAAVALVKQEHPSLRISLDIETSPVLMDRLEQGKLDILVGRLFEEHDKANLRYEPLSEELVCAMTRPGHPLLGVPGLALRDVLAAGWIVPPAGSVLRHRFDLMFQQEGLAPPVNVVETAALLFMTRMLQQSDMIAVVGADVAHYYASHGMVSILPLAMPCHMDAFGIITRSDRLLSPAAKVMMKALKQTSLVQYGRRLEAGD comes from the coding sequence ATGAGCACCTACAACCACTGGTTCATCCGCGCACGCCTGAAGACGCGCCAGCTGCTCTTGCTGGTGGCCCTGGCCGAGGAGGGCAACATCCACCGCGCGGCCCAGGTGCTCAGCATGACCCAGCCGGCGGCCTCCAAGCTGCTCAAGGACCTGGAGGATGTGCTGGAGGTTTCGTTGTTCGAGCGCCTGCCGCGCGGCATGCGCCCCACCTGGTATGGCGAGACCATGATCCGCCACGCACGCATGGCGCTGGCCAGCCTGAACCAGGCCCATGTGGAGCTGGCGGCGCTCAAGACCGGGCACTTCGGCCAGGTGGGCATCGGGGCCATCACCTCGCCGGGCCTGAGCCTGCTGCCCGCCGCCGTGGCCCTGGTCAAGCAGGAGCACCCGAGCCTGCGCATCTCGCTCGATATCGAGACCAGCCCGGTGCTGATGGACCGGCTCGAGCAGGGCAAGCTCGACATCCTGGTGGGCCGGCTGTTCGAGGAGCACGACAAGGCCAACCTGCGCTACGAGCCGCTGAGCGAGGAACTGGTCTGCGCCATGACCCGCCCGGGCCACCCCCTGCTGGGTGTGCCGGGCCTGGCCCTGCGCGACGTGCTGGCCGCGGGCTGGATCGTGCCGCCCGCGGGCAGCGTGCTGCGGCACCGCTTCGACCTGATGTTCCAGCAGGAGGGGCTGGCGCCGCCGGTCAACGTGGTGGAGACCGCGGCCTTGCTGTTCATGACGCGCATGCTGCAGCAAAGCGACATGATCGCGGTGGTGGGGGCCGACGTGGCGCACTACTACGCATCGCACGGCATGGTGTCGATCCTGCCGCTGGCCATGCCCTGCCACATGGACGCCTTTGGCATCATCACCCGCAGCGACCGCCTGCTGTCGCCCGCGGCCAAGGTCATGATGAAAGCGCTCAAGCAGACCAGCCTGGTGCAGTACGGGCGCCGGCTGGAAGCGGGAGACTGA
- a CDS encoding aldehyde dehydrogenase family protein, translated as MKLGDTQQLTPRHLINGRWEIGTTTGVSTNPSDTREVVAEYARADRNQTERAIRAAADALPHWSQSSPQRRADVLDLIGSELLARKDALGTLLAREEGKTLPEAVAEVARAGQIFKFFAGEALRIPGELMASVRQGVQVDVTREPVGVVGIIAPWNFPFAIPAWKIAPALAYGNTVVFKPAELVAACGWALAEIISRCGLPAGVFNLLMGSGREVGQTLVDHPLVNAISFTGSVDTGDRILKSATARRAKVQLEMGGKNPLVVLADADMDQAIDCALQGSYFSTGQRCTASSRLIVEASVHDAFVDRLRQRLTALKVGHALERGTEMGPVADAGQLEQNLSYVEIARSEGAEHVWGGERLERATPGHYMAPALFLAKPEHRIAREEIFGPVACVLRADDYEHALALANDTPYGLCAGICTTSLRHAMHFKRNAVVGMTMVNLPTAGVDFHVPFGGRKESSHGPREQGRHAAEFYTTVKTGYMLA; from the coding sequence ATGAAACTCGGCGACACACAGCAGCTCACCCCCCGGCACCTCATCAATGGGCGCTGGGAGATCGGCACCACCACCGGGGTGAGCACCAACCCGTCGGACACCCGTGAGGTGGTGGCCGAATACGCCCGGGCCGACCGCAACCAGACCGAACGCGCCATCCGCGCCGCCGCCGACGCCCTGCCCCACTGGAGCCAGAGCAGCCCCCAGCGCCGCGCCGACGTGCTCGACCTGATCGGCAGCGAACTGCTGGCGCGCAAGGACGCGCTGGGCACGCTGCTGGCCCGAGAGGAAGGCAAGACCCTGCCCGAGGCCGTGGCCGAGGTGGCCCGCGCCGGCCAGATCTTCAAGTTCTTTGCCGGCGAGGCGCTGCGCATCCCGGGCGAGCTCATGGCGTCGGTGCGCCAGGGCGTGCAGGTGGACGTGACCCGCGAGCCCGTGGGCGTGGTCGGCATCATCGCGCCCTGGAACTTCCCGTTCGCGATCCCGGCCTGGAAGATCGCCCCCGCCCTGGCCTATGGCAACACGGTGGTGTTCAAGCCCGCCGAACTGGTGGCCGCCTGCGGCTGGGCCCTGGCCGAAATCATCAGCCGCTGCGGCCTGCCGGCCGGCGTGTTCAACCTGCTCATGGGCAGTGGCCGCGAGGTCGGGCAGACGCTGGTGGACCACCCCCTGGTGAATGCGATCAGCTTTACGGGATCGGTCGATACCGGAGACCGTATCCTCAAGTCGGCCACGGCACGCCGAGCCAAGGTGCAGCTGGAGATGGGCGGCAAGAACCCGCTGGTGGTGCTGGCCGATGCCGACATGGACCAGGCCATCGACTGCGCGCTGCAGGGCTCGTACTTTTCCACCGGCCAGCGCTGCACGGCATCGAGCCGGCTGATCGTCGAAGCCAGCGTGCACGATGCCTTCGTGGACCGGCTGCGCCAGCGGCTCACGGCCCTCAAGGTAGGCCACGCGCTGGAGCGCGGCACCGAGATGGGCCCGGTGGCCGATGCCGGCCAGCTGGAGCAGAACCTCTCTTATGTGGAGATCGCTCGCAGCGAGGGCGCCGAGCATGTCTGGGGCGGCGAGCGGCTCGAACGCGCCACGCCTGGGCACTACATGGCCCCGGCGCTGTTCCTGGCCAAGCCCGAGCACCGCATTGCGCGCGAGGAGATCTTCGGCCCCGTGGCCTGCGTGCTGCGCGCCGACGACTACGAGCATGCGCTGGCCCTCGCCAACGACACGCCCTACGGCCTGTGCGCGGGCATCTGCACCACCTCGCTCAGGCACGCCATGCATTTCAAGCGCAACGCCGTGGTCGGCATGACCATGGTCAACCTGCCCACGGCGGGCGTGGACTTCCACGTGCCCTTCGGCGGGCGCAAGGAGTCGAGCCATGGCCCGCGCGAGCAGGGCCGCCACGCCGCAGAGTTCTACACCACCGTGAAGACCGGCTACATGCTCGCCTGA
- a CDS encoding ABC transporter substrate-binding protein produces MKLNRRTLVSALACAPVAGLLPGAAWAQKPIVLGFSQVGAESEWRTANTESIKSAAKEAGIELKFSDAQQKQENQIKAIRSFIAQKVDVIAFSPVVESGWENVLREAKAAKIPVVLTDRSVNVKDQSLYVTFMGSDFVEEGRKAGRWLVDKMKDQKGDINIVELQGTVGSAPAIDRKKGFEEIVKADPKFKILRSQTGDFTRAKGKEVMEAFLKAEGKKINVLYAHNDDMAIGAIQAIEEAGLKPAKDITIISIDAVKGAFEAMIAGKLNVSVECSPLLGPQLMTAVKDIKAGKAVQKRIVTEEGIFPMEVAAAEFPKRKY; encoded by the coding sequence ATGAAACTGAACCGCCGGACCCTCGTATCCGCCCTGGCCTGCGCCCCCGTGGCCGGGCTGCTCCCGGGCGCCGCCTGGGCCCAGAAACCCATCGTGCTGGGCTTCAGCCAGGTGGGTGCCGAGAGCGAATGGCGCACCGCCAACACCGAATCGATCAAGTCCGCCGCCAAGGAGGCCGGCATCGAGCTCAAGTTCTCCGACGCCCAGCAAAAGCAGGAGAACCAGATCAAGGCCATCCGCTCCTTCATCGCCCAGAAGGTGGACGTGATCGCCTTCTCACCCGTGGTCGAATCGGGCTGGGAGAACGTGCTGCGCGAAGCCAAGGCCGCCAAGATCCCGGTGGTGCTGACCGACCGCTCGGTCAACGTCAAGGACCAGTCACTGTACGTGACCTTCATGGGCTCGGACTTCGTGGAAGAAGGCCGCAAGGCCGGCCGCTGGCTGGTGGACAAGATGAAGGACCAGAAGGGCGACATCAACATCGTCGAGCTGCAGGGCACCGTGGGCTCGGCCCCGGCCATCGACCGCAAGAAGGGCTTCGAGGAAATCGTCAAGGCCGACCCCAAGTTCAAGATCCTGCGCTCGCAGACCGGTGACTTCACGCGCGCCAAGGGCAAGGAGGTGATGGAAGCCTTCCTCAAGGCCGAGGGCAAGAAGATCAACGTGCTCTACGCACACAACGACGACATGGCCATCGGCGCGATCCAGGCCATCGAGGAAGCCGGCCTCAAGCCCGCCAAGGACATCACCATCATCTCCATCGACGCGGTCAAGGGCGCCTTCGAGGCCATGATCGCCGGCAAGCTCAACGTGAGCGTGGAATGCAGCCCCCTGCTGGGCCCGCAGCTGATGACGGCCGTGAAGGACATCAAGGCCGGCAAGGCGGTGCAAAAGCGCATCGTGACCGAGGAAGGCATCTTCCCGATGGAAGTGGCCGCCGCCGAGTTCCCGAAACGCAAGTACTGA
- the chvE gene encoding multiple monosaccharide ABC transporter substrate-binding protein — protein MKRILFKAALATVALAAMGTAPLALAQDKGSIGISMPTKSSSRWIADGDNMVKVLKERGYKTDLQYADDDIPNQLAQIENMITKGAKVLVIASIDGTTLSRVLQNAADKGVKVIAYDRLIKGSKNVDYYATFDNFQVGVLQATSIVDKLGLKQGKGPFNIELFGGSPDDNNAFFFYDGAMSVLQPYIDSGKLVVRSKQTGMNKVGTLRWDGSVAQARMDNLLSAYYGKDKVHAVLSPYDGLSIGILSSLKGVGYCTAQQPCPVVSGQDAEVPSVKSILKGEQSSTVFKDTRELAKVAANMVDATLSGKQPEINDTKTYNNGMKVVPSYLLKPVSVDASNWNAVLVGSGYYKESQIK, from the coding sequence ATGAAACGCATTCTCTTCAAGGCCGCACTGGCCACCGTGGCACTTGCCGCCATGGGCACCGCACCGCTGGCGCTGGCCCAGGACAAGGGCAGCATCGGCATCTCCATGCCCACCAAGTCCTCGTCGCGCTGGATCGCCGATGGCGACAACATGGTCAAGGTGCTCAAGGAGCGCGGCTACAAGACCGACCTGCAGTACGCGGACGATGACATCCCCAACCAGCTCGCGCAGATCGAGAACATGATCACCAAGGGCGCCAAGGTGCTGGTGATCGCCTCCATCGACGGCACCACGCTCTCGCGCGTGCTGCAGAACGCGGCCGACAAGGGCGTGAAGGTCATCGCGTATGACCGGCTGATCAAGGGCTCGAAGAACGTGGACTACTACGCCACGTTCGACAACTTCCAGGTCGGCGTGCTGCAGGCCACGTCCATCGTGGACAAGCTGGGCTTGAAGCAGGGCAAGGGCCCGTTCAACATCGAACTCTTCGGCGGCTCGCCCGACGACAACAACGCCTTCTTCTTCTACGACGGCGCCATGAGCGTGCTGCAACCGTACATCGACAGCGGCAAGCTGGTGGTGCGCAGCAAGCAGACGGGCATGAACAAGGTGGGCACCCTGCGCTGGGACGGCTCGGTCGCCCAGGCGCGCATGGACAACCTGCTGTCGGCCTACTACGGCAAGGACAAGGTGCATGCCGTGCTCTCCCCCTACGACGGTCTGTCCATCGGCATCCTGTCGTCCTTGAAGGGCGTAGGCTACTGCACCGCCCAGCAGCCCTGCCCCGTGGTCAGCGGGCAGGACGCCGAGGTGCCATCGGTCAAGTCCATCCTGAAGGGCGAGCAGTCCTCCACCGTGTTCAAGGACACGCGCGAACTGGCCAAGGTGGCCGCCAACATGGTGGACGCCACGCTGTCGGGCAAGCAGCCGGAGATCAACGACACCAAGACCTACAACAACGGCATGAAGGTGGTGCCCTCGTACCTGCTCAAGCCCGTGTCGGTGGATGCCTCCAACTGGAACGCGGTGCTGGTGGGCAGCGGGTACTACAAGGAATCACAAATCAAGTAG
- the mmsA gene encoding multiple monosaccharide ABC transporter ATP-binding protein: MLLEMRDIRKTFPGVVALNQVNLQVQAGEIHAIVGENGAGKSTLMKVLSGVYPHGSYSGQILFDGQERQFSGIRDSEHLGIIIIHQELALVPLLSIAENIFLGNETARHGVIDWMAAHSRAQALLHKVGLRESPDTPVGQLGVGKQQLVEIAKALSRKVRLLILDEPTASLNENDSQALLDLLLELKAQGITCILISHKLNEISRVADAITVLRDGSTVQMLDCREGPVSEDRVIQAMVGREMSDRYPQRQPQIGGIVFEVRDWRAHHPQHGDREHLKGIDLNVRRGEIVGIAGLMGAGRTELAMSIFGRSWGQRISGEVRLHGKAIDVGTVEKAVRHGLAYVTEDRKGNGLVLNEDIQFNISLAHLEGVSFATVLDSGREHRVAQDYREKLRIRCSGVDQKTLNLSGGNQQKVVLGKWLFTNPEVLILDEPTRGIDVGAKYEIYTLIAQLAAEGKCVIVISSEMPELLGITDRIYVMNEGRFVAEMPTAEASQEKIMRAIVNAPPESLRAFPLKGDAASAAGRPLRGGSGMGSAGLKGSGQRNG; this comes from the coding sequence ATGCTTCTTGAAATGCGGGACATCCGCAAAACCTTCCCCGGGGTGGTGGCGCTGAACCAGGTCAACCTGCAGGTGCAGGCCGGGGAGATCCATGCCATCGTCGGCGAAAACGGGGCGGGCAAATCCACGCTGATGAAGGTGCTGTCGGGTGTCTACCCACACGGCAGCTACAGCGGCCAGATCCTGTTCGACGGGCAGGAGCGTCAGTTCTCCGGCATCCGCGACAGCGAGCACCTGGGCATCATCATCATTCACCAGGAGTTGGCGCTGGTACCGCTGCTCTCGATCGCCGAAAACATCTTCCTGGGCAACGAGACCGCGCGCCACGGCGTCATCGACTGGATGGCCGCGCACAGCCGCGCACAGGCGCTGCTGCACAAGGTGGGTCTGCGCGAATCGCCCGACACACCGGTGGGCCAGCTGGGCGTGGGCAAGCAGCAGCTGGTGGAGATTGCCAAGGCGCTGTCGCGCAAGGTACGCCTGCTGATCCTGGACGAGCCCACTGCCAGCCTCAACGAGAACGACAGCCAGGCCCTGCTGGATCTGCTGCTGGAGCTGAAAGCCCAGGGCATCACCTGCATCCTGATCTCGCACAAGCTCAACGAGATCTCGCGGGTGGCCGATGCCATCACCGTGCTGCGCGACGGCAGCACCGTGCAGATGCTGGACTGCCGCGAAGGCCCGGTGAGCGAGGACCGCGTGATCCAGGCCATGGTGGGCCGCGAGATGAGCGATCGCTACCCCCAGCGCCAGCCGCAGATCGGCGGCATCGTTTTTGAAGTGCGCGACTGGCGTGCCCACCACCCTCAGCACGGCGACCGCGAGCACCTCAAGGGGATCGACCTGAACGTGCGGCGCGGCGAGATCGTCGGTATTGCGGGACTGATGGGCGCGGGCCGGACCGAGCTGGCCATGAGCATCTTTGGCCGGTCCTGGGGCCAGCGCATCAGCGGCGAGGTGCGGCTGCACGGCAAGGCCATCGACGTGGGCACCGTGGAAAAGGCCGTGCGCCACGGCCTGGCCTATGTGACCGAAGACCGCAAGGGCAATGGCCTGGTGCTGAACGAAGACATCCAGTTCAACATCTCCCTGGCGCATCTGGAAGGTGTTTCGTTCGCCACCGTGCTCGACAGCGGCCGCGAGCACCGGGTGGCGCAGGACTACCGCGAGAAGCTGCGCATCCGCTGCTCGGGGGTGGACCAGAAGACGCTGAACCTTTCGGGCGGCAACCAGCAGAAGGTGGTGCTGGGCAAATGGCTCTTCACCAACCCCGAGGTGCTTATCCTGGACGAGCCCACGCGCGGCATCGACGTGGGCGCCAAGTACGAGATCTACACCCTCATCGCCCAGCTGGCGGCCGAGGGCAAGTGCGTGATCGTGATCTCTTCCGAAATGCCCGAGCTGCTGGGCATCACGGACCGCATCTACGTGATGAACGAGGGCCGCTTTGTGGCCGAGATGCCCACCGCCGAAGCCTCCCAGGAAAAGATCATGCGTGCAATAGTCAATGCTCCCCCTGAGTCGCTTCGCGCCTTCCCCCTCAAGGGGGACGCCGCCAGCGCGGCGGGGCGGCCCTTGCGCGGCGGCTCTGGCATGGGCAGCGCCGGTCTCAAGGGCAGCGGACAACGCAACGGATAA
- the mmsB gene encoding multiple monosaccharide ABC transporter permease: MSQMTPSPTATLASAPAEAPAHHDKPLLEHIKHNFREYGMLITLVAIMGFFQYMTDGTLMQPLNLTNLLLQNSYIVIMALGMLLVIVAGHIDLSVGSVCGFIGALAAVLMVEYHWHFLPASLVCLLCGGIIGALQGWFVAFSRIPSFIVTLAGMLVFKGLALALLAGQSVGPFPSAFQMLSSGFIPDLFNVEGLRLTSLLLGAAVAAALAVGGLRERANRLRHGVRAEPAGLFIARTVVFGALLVYFSYLMASYKGLPNVLIVMALLIVLFDFVTSRTTIGRRIYAMGGNEKAARLSGIKTERLTLYAFINMGVLAALAGLVFAARLNTATPKAGLGFELDVIAACFIGGASASGGVGKVMGAVIGAFVMGVMNNGMSILGIGIDYQQVIKGVVLLAAVLVDVYNKNKA; the protein is encoded by the coding sequence ATGAGCCAGATGACCCCCTCCCCCACCGCCACGCTCGCCAGCGCACCCGCCGAGGCACCGGCCCACCACGACAAGCCGCTGCTGGAGCACATCAAGCACAACTTCCGTGAGTACGGCATGCTGATCACGCTGGTGGCCATCATGGGCTTCTTCCAGTACATGACCGACGGCACGCTGATGCAGCCGCTCAACCTCACCAACCTGCTGCTGCAGAACAGCTACATCGTCATCATGGCGCTGGGCATGCTGCTGGTGATCGTGGCCGGGCACATCGACCTCTCGGTGGGCTCGGTCTGCGGCTTCATCGGCGCACTGGCCGCCGTGCTGATGGTGGAGTACCACTGGCACTTCCTGCCCGCATCGCTGGTGTGCCTGCTGTGCGGCGGCATCATCGGTGCGCTGCAGGGCTGGTTCGTGGCCTTCTCGCGCATCCCGTCCTTCATCGTCACGCTGGCGGGCATGCTGGTCTTCAAGGGCCTGGCGCTGGCGCTGCTGGCGGGCCAGTCGGTGGGGCCATTCCCCTCGGCGTTCCAGATGCTCAGCTCGGGCTTCATTCCCGACCTGTTCAACGTGGAGGGGCTGCGCCTGACCTCGCTGCTGCTGGGCGCCGCCGTGGCCGCCGCCCTGGCCGTGGGCGGCCTGCGCGAACGCGCCAACCGCCTGCGGCACGGTGTGCGCGCCGAACCCGCCGGCCTGTTCATCGCGCGCACGGTGGTGTTTGGCGCCCTGCTGGTGTACTTCAGCTACCTCATGGCGTCATACAAGGGGCTGCCCAACGTGCTCATCGTGATGGCGCTGCTGATCGTGCTGTTCGACTTCGTCACCAGCCGCACCACCATTGGCCGCCGCATCTACGCCATGGGGGGCAACGAAAAGGCCGCCAGGCTTTCGGGCATCAAGACCGAGCGGCTCACGCTGTATGCCTTCATCAACATGGGCGTGCTCGCGGCCCTGGCCGGACTGGTGTTTGCAGCGCGGCTCAACACCGCCACGCCCAAGGCGGGCCTGGGTTTTGAGCTGGACGTGATTGCGGCGTGTTTCATCGGTGGCGCATCGGCCTCGGGCGGCGTGGGCAAGGTCATGGGCGCGGTCATCGGCGCCTTCGTGATGGGGGTGATGAACAACGGCATGTCCATCCTGGGCATCGGCATCGACTACCAGCAGGTCATCAAGGGCGTGGTGCTGCTGGCGGCGGTTTTGGTCGACGTGTACAACAAAAACAAGGCCTGA
- a CDS encoding sugar ABC transporter ATP-binding protein produces MSSPSQTPVLQLAGIHKQFAGIPVLRDVQLNLYPGEIHALMGQNGAGKSTLIKVLTGVLEASGGQMRLAGQAVWPDSPLAAQRLGISTVYQEVNLCPNLSVAENIFAGRYPRCGIAQGFRIDWATLHQRARELVARIGLSIDVTRLLSDYPVAVQQLVAIARALSIEAKVLILDEPTSSLDDDEVQKLFEVLRRLRGEGLAIVFVTHFLNQVYAVSDRITVLRNGAWVGEWAAADLPAQALINAMLGRELAAQSTEPPVSPQFDGASTALLQAEGLGQSGQLQPLDLKVRAGEVVGLAGLLGSGRTELARLLFGLQAPDRGVLRIDGKAVAFANPMDAIREGLALCPEERKTDGIVAELSVRENIALALQARMGMGRFLSRAEQTAIAERYVKLLGIKTSSVDTPIALLSGGNQQKAILARWMAIEPRLLILDEPTRGIDVAAKQEIMEQILRLAEAGMAVVFISSEMSEVVRVAHRIVVLRDRRKVGELPAGSSEEAVYELIAAENA; encoded by the coding sequence ATGAGCAGCCCATCCCAAACTCCCGTGCTGCAGCTCGCGGGCATTCACAAGCAATTCGCCGGCATCCCCGTGCTGCGCGACGTGCAGCTGAACCTCTACCCGGGCGAGATCCATGCCCTCATGGGCCAGAACGGCGCGGGCAAGTCCACGCTGATCAAGGTGCTCACCGGCGTGCTCGAAGCCAGCGGCGGCCAGATGCGCCTGGCCGGTCAGGCCGTGTGGCCCGATTCGCCGTTGGCCGCCCAGCGCCTGGGCATCAGCACGGTGTACCAGGAGGTCAACCTCTGCCCCAACCTGTCGGTGGCCGAGAACATCTTTGCCGGCCGCTACCCACGCTGCGGCATCGCCCAGGGCTTTCGCATCGACTGGGCCACGCTGCACCAGCGTGCGCGCGAACTGGTGGCGCGCATCGGCCTGTCCATCGACGTCACGCGCCTGCTCTCGGACTACCCGGTGGCCGTGCAGCAGCTGGTGGCCATCGCCCGGGCACTGAGCATCGAGGCCAAGGTGCTGATCCTGGACGAGCCCACCTCCAGCCTCGACGACGACGAGGTGCAAAAGCTCTTCGAGGTGCTGCGCCGCCTGCGCGGCGAGGGCCTGGCCATCGTCTTCGTGACGCACTTCCTGAACCAGGTATACGCCGTGTCGGACCGCATCACGGTGCTGCGCAACGGCGCCTGGGTGGGCGAATGGGCGGCGGCCGACCTGCCGGCGCAGGCGCTGATCAATGCCATGCTGGGGCGCGAGCTGGCCGCGCAGTCCACCGAACCGCCTGTTTCGCCGCAGTTCGATGGCGCAAGCACTGCCCTGCTGCAGGCCGAGGGCCTGGGCCAGAGCGGCCAGTTGCAGCCCCTGGACCTGAAGGTGCGGGCCGGCGAGGTGGTGGGCCTGGCGGGCCTGCTGGGCTCGGGCCGCACCGAACTGGCGCGCCTGCTGTTCGGCCTGCAGGCGCCCGACCGCGGCGTGCTGCGCATCGATGGCAAGGCAGTGGCCTTCGCCAACCCCATGGACGCGATCCGCGAGGGCCTGGCCCTGTGCCCCGAGGAGCGCAAGACCGATGGCATCGTGGCCGAGCTCTCGGTGCGCGAGAACATCGCCCTCGCGCTGCAGGCGCGCATGGGCATGGGGCGCTTTCTGTCGCGCGCCGAGCAGACGGCGATCGCCGAGCGCTACGTCAAGCTCCTGGGCATCAAGACCAGCAGCGTGGACACGCCCATCGCGCTGCTTTCGGGCGGCAACCAGCAAAAGGCGATCCTGGCGCGCTGGATGGCCATCGAGCCGCGCCTGTTGATCCTGGACGAGCCCACGCGCGGCATCGACGTGGCCGCCAAGCAGGAAATCATGGAACAGATCCTGCGCCTGGCCGAGGCCGGCATGGCCGTGGTCTTCATCTCCTCCGAAATGAGCGAGGTGGTGCGCGTGGCGCACCGCATCGTGGTGCTGCGCGACCGCCGCAAGGTCGGCGAGCTGCCCGCCGGCAGCAGCGAAGAAGCCGTGTACGAACTGATTGCCGCCGAAAATGCCTGA